One Diabrotica virgifera virgifera chromosome 3, PGI_DIABVI_V3a genomic window carries:
- the LOC126882612 gene encoding uncharacterized protein LOC126882612, which produces MIAKLTKGPECWDQVLNEVEFAVNNTVNRSTGQTPSKLLFGMNQVGNVKDHLKYFLSSINKDKSDINELRHNACDKIEKSQEYVMTPNIDVTRGVNKKLLPKFKGPYIIKKILPNDRYLISNVEGFQVTQKPFEGVFDADHLRLWMKSSH; this is translated from the exons ATGATAGCGAAACTAACCAAGGGCCCAGAATGTTGGGATCAAGTACTTAATGAAGTTGAATTTGCCGTCAACAACACTGTTAATCGAAGTACAGGCCAAACACCTTCTAAACTATTGTTTGGAATGAACCAAGTAGGTAATGTCAAAGATCATTTAAAGTATTTTCTGTCATCCATTAACAAAGACAAATCCGATATTAACGAACTACGACATAATGCATGTGACAAGATAGAGAAATCCCAAGAA TATGTCATGACACCTAATATTGACGTTACACGTGGTGTAAATAAGAAACTATTACCTAAATTTAAGGGAccttatataattaaaaaaatattacctaatgACAGATATCTAATTTCTAATGTTGAGGGTTTTCAGGTGACTCAGAAACCATTCGAAGGTGTATTTGATGCTGATCATCTCAGattatggatgaaatcatcaCACTAA